The proteins below come from a single Miscanthus floridulus cultivar M001 chromosome 1, ASM1932011v1, whole genome shotgun sequence genomic window:
- the LOC136476278 gene encoding protein WRKY1, protein MEGMEEANRTAVQSCHRVLALLSNPHGQLVPSKDLVAATGEAVAKFGSLTAKLSNSNTNGNGLQLQGHARVRKIKKPLPIFDSNLFLESSALATATAAATVAKTPSQSPITGLQLFPRYHQMEGSSSKDPIRIPAQFPKRLLLENPAAGLEGPSSKAPPVQMVQPVSVAPPAGTPSPALPAAHLHFLQQNQSYQRFQLMHQMKIQNEMMKRSNLGDQGGSLSGGGGGGKGVNLKFDSSNCTASSSRSFLSSLSMEGSLASLDGSRARRPFQLVSGSQTSSTPELGLVHRRTCAGREDGSGRCTTGSRCHCSKKRKLRIRRSIKVPAISNKIADIPADEFSWRKYGQKPIKGSPHPRGYYKCSSVRGCPARKHVERCVDDPSMLIVTYEGDHNHNRVLAQPA, encoded by the exons ATGGAGGGGATGGAGGAGGCCAACAGGACGGCAGTGCAGAGCTGCCACCGGGTGCTGGCGCTCCTCTCCAACCCGCACGGCCAGCTCGTCCCCAGCAAGGACCTCGTGGCCGCCACCGGGGAGGCCGTCGCCAAGTTCGGCTCCCTGACGGCCAAGCTCTCCAACTCCAACACCAACGGCAATGGCCTGCAGCTGCAGGGCCACGCTAGGGTCAGGAAGATCAAGAAGCCCCTGCCCATCTTCGACAGCAACCTCTTCCTCGAGAGCTCTGCGttggccaccgccaccgccgccgccactgtgGCCAAGACGCCCAGCCAGAGCCCGATCACTGGCCTCCAGCTGTTCCCGAGGTACCACCAGATGGAGGGCTCGTCGTCTAAGGATCCTATCAGGATCCCTGCCCAGTTCCCCAAGAGGTTGCTGCTAGAGAACCCGGCTGCCGGTCTGGAGGGGCCGTCGTCCAAGGCCCCTCCGGTCCAGATGGTCCAGCCGGTGTCCGTTGCGCCTCCTGCAGGGACGCCCAGCCCGGCATTGCCCGCCGCTCACCTTCATTTCCTCCAGCAGAACCAGAGCTACCAGAGGTTTCAGCTCATGCACCAGATGAAGATTCAGAATGAGATGATGAAGAGGAGCAATCTTGGTGATCAGGGTGGTAGCTtaagcggtggtggtggtggtggtaagggTGTGAATCTCAAGTTTGACAGCTCGAATTGCACGGCGTCATCGTCTCGCTCGTTCCTTTCGTCTCTGAGCATGGAAGGGAGTCTTGCCAGTTTGGATGGAAGTCGGGCCAGAAGGCCGTTCCAGCTAGTTAGTGGCTCTCAGACATCTAGCACACCAGAGCTGGGCCTGGTGCACAGGAGAACGTGTGCTGGTAGGGAGGATGGGAGTGGTCGGTGCACAACCGGGAGCCGGTGCCATTGTTCAAAGAAAAG GAAGCTAAGGATAAGGAGGTCCATCAAAGTCCCTGCAATAAGCAACAAGATTGCAGACATCCCAGCTGATGAGTTCTCATGGAGGAAGTATGGGCAGAAGCCAATTAAGGGATCCCCACATCCTAG GGGTTATTACAAGTGTAGCAGCGTGAGAGGGTGCCCCGCGAGGAAGCATGTCGAGAGGTGTGTGGACGACCCCTCGATGCTGATTGTTACCTATGAAGGTGACCACAACCACAACCGAGTTCTAGCCCAGCCAGCCTGA